In Cryptomeria japonica chromosome 10, Sugi_1.0, whole genome shotgun sequence, a genomic segment contains:
- the LOC131038236 gene encoding cytokinin dehydrogenase 9 isoform X1 produces MENQVNWLIENRTSVLVLIFVIARLISAVGLTLDLAVCKGCLSLTMLDLEGHIDFHNTQVAATDFGNHKTALPAGVLYPRSVADVASLVTSIYKLSGGGSNLTVAARGHAHSLNGQAQAEGGIVINMGSMKGGIRVDKKGMYAEVSGGELWIELLNATLEVGLAPKSWTDYLYLTVGGTLSNAGVSGQAFRHGPQITNVYHLEVVTGKGDVLTCSKHHNAQLFHAVLGGLGQFGIITKATVALEPAPHRVKWIRVLYSDFKTFTQDQENLISRPEEGELTFDYVEGFVIVNNGGLLSNWRSSFFSPQNPVKVSSLNTTGRVLYCLEMTLNYMHENFDKVDEDVTWLLSSLHFIPGSVFMTDLSYVEFLDRVHTSEIKLQKQGLWDVPHPWLNLMVPKSKIHEFDARVFKDILRNTSSGPILIYPMNRNKWDDKMSAVTPEEDIFYLVGLLRSALRSERRGGPNSEEFLRDQNERILDFCNREGMGVKQYLPQYSTESEWKKHFGGKWNRFSEWKATYDPSAILAPGQRIFSRPARSPLAL; encoded by the exons ATGGAAAACCAAGTAAATTGGCTCATAGAAAACCGGACTTCTGttctggtattgatctttgtgATCGCCAGGCTGATTTCTGCAGTAGGTTTGACGTTAGATTTAGCAGTCTGTAAGGGGTGTTTGTCTCTCACAATGCTCGATTTGGAGGGACACATCGATTTCCACAACACCCAGGTCGCTGCTACTGATTTTGGGAACCACAAAACAGCTCTTCCTGCTGGTGTCCTCTATCCTCGTTCCGTAGCCGACGTTGCCTCTCTGGTTACATCGATTTATAAGCTGTCGGGCGGGGGTTCGAATCTCACCGTCGCCGCCAGAGGCCACGCACATTCTCTCAACGGGCAGGCCCAGGCAGAAGGTGGAATTGTGATCAACATGGGGTCGATGAAGGGTGGAATAAGAGTTGACAAGAAAGGGATGTATGCAGAGGTGAGTGGGGGAGAGCTGTGGATTGAGCTTCTCAATGCGACTCTGGAGGTCGGATTGGCTCCCAAGTCATGGACAGACTATCTCTATCTCACCGTTGGAGGGACGCTCTCTAACGCTGGCGTTAGCGGCCAAGCTTTCCGCCATGGTCCCCAGATAACCAACGTTTATCACCTCGAAGTCGTCACTG GGAAAGGTGACGTCTTGACTTGTTCCAAACATCACAATGCCCAGCTATTTCATGCAGTCCTTGGCGGATTGGGCCAGTTTGGCATCATCACCAAAGCTACGGTTGCTCTCGAGCCTGCACCCCACAGA GTGAAATGGATAAGAGTTTTGTACTCAGACTTCAAGACATTTACCCAAGATCAGGAGAATCTAATCTCCCGCCCGGAGGAGGGGGAACTCACGTTCGATTACGTTGAAGGATTCGTAATTGTCAACAATGGAGGACTGCTTAGCAATTGGAGGTCGTCGTTTTTCTCGCCGCAAAATCCAGTGAAAGTGAGCAGCCTAAACACCACTGGCCGCGTCTTATACTGCTTGGAAATGACCCTCAATTACATGCACGAGAATTTTGACAAGGTTGATGAG GATGTTACGTGGCTGTTATCATCTCTGCACTTCATCCCAGGATCGGTATTTATGACGGATCTGTCATACGTGGAGTTCCTGGATAGGGTTCACACGTCCGAGATTAAACTGCAAAAGCAAGGACTCTGGGACGTACCCCACCCATGGCTGAATCTCATGGTACCCAAGTCAAAAATTCATGAATTCGATGCACGAGTCTTCAAAGACATTCTGCGTAACACCAGCAGCGGCCCTATTCTCATTTACCCAATGAACCGCAACAA GTGGGATGATAAAATGTCGGCGGTGACACCAGAAGAGGATATATTCTACCTGGTGGGATTGCTGCGCTCTGCACTGCGTTCTGAAAGAAGAGGAGGACCCAACAGCGAAGAGTTCCTGAGGGATCAAAATGAAAGAATACTGGATTTCTGCAACAGAGAAGGAATGGGTGTGAAACAGTATCTTCCTCAATACAGCACAGAGTCGGAGTGGAAGAAGCATTTTGGCGGCAAATGGAACAGATTCTCAGAATGGAAAGCAACATACGATCCAAGCGCAATTTTAGCTCCTGGGCAGAGAATTTTCTCTCGCCCCGCTAGATCCCCGCTCGCATTATAA
- the LOC131038236 gene encoding cytokinin dehydrogenase 5 isoform X2, which translates to MENQVNWLIENRTSVLVLIFVIARLISAVGLTLDLAVCKGCLSLTMLDLEGHIDFHNTQVAATDFGNHKTALPAGVLYPRSVADVASLVTSIYKLSGGGSNLTVAARGHAHSLNGQAQAEGGIVINMGSMKGGIRVDKKGMYAEVSGGELWIELLNATLEVGLAPKSWTDYLYLTVGGTLSNAGVSGQAFRHGPQITNVYHLEVVTGKGDVLTCSKHHNAQLFHAVLGGLGQFGIITKATVALEPAPHRVKWIRVLYSDFKTFTQDQENLISRPEEGELTFDYVEGFVIVNNGGLLSNWRSSFFSPQNPVKVSSLNTTGRVLYCLEMTLNYMHENFDKVDEDVTWLLSSLHFIPGSVFMTDLSYVEFLDRVHTSEIKLQKQGLWDVPHPWLNLMVPKSKIHEFDARVFKDILRNTSSGPILIYPMNRNK; encoded by the exons ATGGAAAACCAAGTAAATTGGCTCATAGAAAACCGGACTTCTGttctggtattgatctttgtgATCGCCAGGCTGATTTCTGCAGTAGGTTTGACGTTAGATTTAGCAGTCTGTAAGGGGTGTTTGTCTCTCACAATGCTCGATTTGGAGGGACACATCGATTTCCACAACACCCAGGTCGCTGCTACTGATTTTGGGAACCACAAAACAGCTCTTCCTGCTGGTGTCCTCTATCCTCGTTCCGTAGCCGACGTTGCCTCTCTGGTTACATCGATTTATAAGCTGTCGGGCGGGGGTTCGAATCTCACCGTCGCCGCCAGAGGCCACGCACATTCTCTCAACGGGCAGGCCCAGGCAGAAGGTGGAATTGTGATCAACATGGGGTCGATGAAGGGTGGAATAAGAGTTGACAAGAAAGGGATGTATGCAGAGGTGAGTGGGGGAGAGCTGTGGATTGAGCTTCTCAATGCGACTCTGGAGGTCGGATTGGCTCCCAAGTCATGGACAGACTATCTCTATCTCACCGTTGGAGGGACGCTCTCTAACGCTGGCGTTAGCGGCCAAGCTTTCCGCCATGGTCCCCAGATAACCAACGTTTATCACCTCGAAGTCGTCACTG GGAAAGGTGACGTCTTGACTTGTTCCAAACATCACAATGCCCAGCTATTTCATGCAGTCCTTGGCGGATTGGGCCAGTTTGGCATCATCACCAAAGCTACGGTTGCTCTCGAGCCTGCACCCCACAGA GTGAAATGGATAAGAGTTTTGTACTCAGACTTCAAGACATTTACCCAAGATCAGGAGAATCTAATCTCCCGCCCGGAGGAGGGGGAACTCACGTTCGATTACGTTGAAGGATTCGTAATTGTCAACAATGGAGGACTGCTTAGCAATTGGAGGTCGTCGTTTTTCTCGCCGCAAAATCCAGTGAAAGTGAGCAGCCTAAACACCACTGGCCGCGTCTTATACTGCTTGGAAATGACCCTCAATTACATGCACGAGAATTTTGACAAGGTTGATGAG GATGTTACGTGGCTGTTATCATCTCTGCACTTCATCCCAGGATCGGTATTTATGACGGATCTGTCATACGTGGAGTTCCTGGATAGGGTTCACACGTCCGAGATTAAACTGCAAAAGCAAGGACTCTGGGACGTACCCCACCCATGGCTGAATCTCATGGTACCCAAGTCAAAAATTCATGAATTCGATGCACGAGTCTTCAAAGACATTCTGCGTAACACCAGCAGCGGCCCTATTCTCATTTACCCAATGAACCGCAACAAGTaa